Proteins encoded in a region of the Flavobacterium sp. PMTSA4 genome:
- a CDS encoding FAD-dependent oxidoreductase, producing the protein MFDVLIIGGGVSGMSCALILGSAKNKPFASDKKIGIIAHQKASSLQNAVFNNAYGITPGKRGSELLDFSIEHLTNQYGHVSQITNEKVMKIEGKAGSFTIITNKQTYISKIIVIAIGASNPFTIEGLENYIIPHKKSNPEKNKIQLVNDDHLVTEGIYVCGTLAGHRSQFSIAAGSGAAVATDILTLWNNGIHVQVHDSVGK; encoded by the coding sequence ATGTTTGATGTTCTAATTATTGGCGGCGGAGTTTCGGGTATGTCGTGTGCTTTGATTCTTGGTTCTGCCAAAAACAAACCTTTTGCTTCAGACAAAAAGATTGGAATTATTGCTCATCAAAAGGCTTCTTCACTTCAAAATGCGGTGTTCAATAATGCTTATGGAATTACTCCAGGAAAACGAGGTTCTGAATTACTTGATTTTAGTATAGAACATTTGACTAATCAATATGGACATGTTAGTCAAATTACAAATGAAAAAGTAATGAAAATTGAAGGTAAAGCAGGAAGTTTTACAATTATTACCAATAAACAAACCTATATTTCCAAAATAATTGTGATTGCCATTGGCGCATCCAATCCTTTTACAATTGAAGGTTTAGAAAACTATATTATTCCACATAAAAAGTCAAATCCAGAGAAAAACAAAATTCAATTGGTGAACGATGACCATTTGGTTACCGAAGGAATTTATGTTTGTGGAACTTTGGCTGGACATCGTAGTCAGTTTTCAATTGCTGCAGGAAGCGGTGCAGCTGTTGCCACCGATATTTTAACTCTTTGGAACAACGGAATTCATGTTCAGGTGCATGATTCGGTTGGGAAATAA
- a CDS encoding MarC family protein: MNIDFREIVTATMVLFAVIDIIGSIPIIIDLRSKFGHIQSEKASLVSAGIMIAFLFVGEEILKLIGIDVNSFAVAGSFVLFFLALEMILGIRLYRDEQASSASIVPIAFPLIAGAGTMTTLLSLRAEFQSVNIIIAILLNIILVYAVLKSSSKIERMLSKNGIAIIRKVFGVVLLAIAVKLFAANVKGLFI; the protein is encoded by the coding sequence ATGAATATAGATTTTAGAGAAATAGTGACGGCAACAATGGTACTTTTTGCTGTGATTGATATTATTGGAAGTATTCCGATTATTATAGATTTGAGGTCAAAATTTGGACATATTCAATCAGAGAAAGCGTCTTTAGTTTCAGCCGGAATTATGATTGCTTTTTTGTTTGTTGGTGAAGAAATATTAAAACTTATTGGAATTGATGTCAATTCGTTTGCGGTTGCTGGTTCTTTTGTTTTGTTTTTTCTTGCTTTAGAAATGATACTTGGTATTCGTTTATATAGAGATGAACAAGCCAGTTCGGCTTCTATTGTGCCGATTGCTTTTCCTTTGATTGCTGGTGCAGGAACAATGACTACTTTGCTTTCGCTACGTGCCGAATTTCAGTCGGTGAATATTATTATTGCCATTCTTTTGAATATTATTTTGGTTTATGCCGTTTTAAAATCATCGTCTAAAATTGAACGCATGTTGAGTAAAAACGGAATAGCCATCATCAGAAAAGTGTTTGGTGTGGTTCTTTTGGCAATTGCTGTTAAATTATTTGCCGCTAATGTTAAAGGTCTGTTCATATAG
- a CDS encoding DUF3109 family protein codes for MFQLGKTIVSEDILEKDFVCNLSACHGACCVDGDAGAPLTKEETKILEEIYPKVKPFLRKEGIEAIERLGTWVVGTEQDLETPLIDNKDCAYVIFDGKTALCGIEQAYNQGIIDWKKPVSCHLYPIRVKDFTEFAAVNYDRWDICNPACSLGKELEVPVYKFVKEALIRRFGESWYADLEKVAEDLKDGK; via the coding sequence ATGTTTCAATTAGGTAAAACCATCGTTTCGGAAGATATTTTAGAAAAAGATTTTGTGTGCAATCTCTCGGCTTGTCATGGCGCATGTTGTGTTGATGGCGATGCTGGCGCACCTTTGACCAAAGAAGAAACTAAAATTCTGGAAGAAATCTATCCAAAAGTAAAACCCTTTTTAAGAAAAGAAGGCATTGAAGCTATAGAACGATTAGGAACTTGGGTTGTTGGTACCGAGCAAGATTTAGAAACTCCTCTAATCGATAATAAAGATTGTGCCTATGTTATTTTTGATGGCAAAACAGCACTTTGTGGCATTGAACAGGCGTATAACCAAGGAATAATTGATTGGAAAAAACCAGTTTCTTGCCATTTATATCCTATCAGAGTAAAAGACTTCACCGAGTTTGCTGCGGTCAATTATGACCGTTGGGACATTTGCAATCCTGCATGTTCATTAGGAAAAGAACTCGAAGTTCCTGTTTATAAATTTGTAAAAGAAGCTTTGATTAGACGTTTTGGAGAATCATGGTATGCAGACCTTGAAAAAGTAGCCGAAGATTTAAAAGACGGAAAATAA